The window GCTTGTGTTGTAAGGAAGATATCCTTGAGATCCAATAAAGAAAATGTAGACAATTAATGtgtgttctctcttctctcttacaAATCGTTTGTCatatgaaaagaaacaaagaaagaacaagagagtaaagagagagtCTTTATGCTTCTGTTAGAGTAAGAGAAACAGAGCATACAAGTGAGTGTAAGGGAGATGGTGAACCTCTTAAGAAAGACTTAAGAGGAAGATCCTGAAATGTCAACAGTTATCGCTGCGAGATCTGTGACTTCAATGTGGATCTACACTGTGCCAAGTACCCACCACCAGAGGTTCTTGTCATTAAAAAGACGCATCACCACAAGCTCGCCCTTTTCAAAGAACAAATCGAGTTCGTGTGTGGTGCTAAATGTTGGAAGATTGGTACTGGGTTCCCATATAAATGTCATGAATGTGATGTATCCTTCCATGTGAATTGCGTATGGCGTCCATCAGAGTTAAAACCCCAGTCAGAGGTAAACCACTCTTCCCACTCCTCGCACCATCTTAAGCTTAACACAGGTCAACCACCAGACTATTCTGATGGAAAATGTCGTCTTTGCGGAAAAGAGATTGATGAATTATATTATCATTGTTCTTCGTGCAACTTCACCTTGGATATGCATTGTGTTCTAAACCCACCACCAGAAACTTTGCGTGATACGAAAGCTCATGATCACACACTCATTCTTCTCCCAAGACTCGATTCGTTTACATGTAACGCTTGCGGGTTGAAGGGAGATCGAAGCCCTTACTTATGTGTTCAATGTGGTTTCATGATCCACCAAGACTGTCTTGACCTTCCACGCGTCATAAAGACTAATCGTCATGGTCACCGTATCTCTCGCACTTCTGTTCTTGGTGTTGTGAATTCTATTTGTGGAGTTTGCCTCGAGAACATGGATTGGACTTG is drawn from Camelina sativa cultivar DH55 chromosome 8, Cs, whole genome shotgun sequence and contains these coding sequences:
- the LOC104709577 gene encoding uncharacterized protein LOC104709577; this encodes MASMEVSLPLIHEHLMMPWNNLRKGDCCGCLEAVSDGYRCEICDFNVDLHCAKYPPPEVLVIKKTHHHKLALFKEQIEFVCGAKCWKIGTGFPYKCHECDVSFHVNCVWRPSELKPQSEVNHSSHSSHHLKLNTGQPPDYSDGKCRLCGKEIDELYYHCSSCNFTLDMHCVLNPPPETLRDTKAHDHTLILLPRLDSFTCNACGLKGDRSPYLCVQCGFMIHQDCLDLPRVIKTNRHGHRISRTSVLGVVNSICGVCLENMDWTCGGYSCQRCPGYFVHSKCATRSDVWNGEELEGVPEEKEYLDPYDFILHKTCAGFLRRRWHMLDNEQLTLVTNEDNIFECYACHRISNGFRYQHEDKELDVLCGTIPEPFYHPSHPHHPLYYIPQDEETKCNGCNELASPVLTCIENDCGFFLDFKCATLPLVRQVVNTGVTFVGKKPI